From a region of the Deltaproteobacteria bacterium genome:
- a CDS encoding ABC transporter substrate-binding protein, translating into MQTFGSYFRLIVSLSVLLVMSARSGAGAQEKLKFPVGVGTKTVGTHMFWLGVKKGFFDEVGLDVQTILLRGNPITTAALVSESVNLALGSADAVIAAAANGADLLAVGGVVNGLTQAIVAGKNYKSFKDLRGATVGVQALTSGAANVLQKIFKQNGLNYPADYKMLAVGGGSFNLAALTSGQLGATYLVVPLDFTAEQQGFNVLGYFRDYIPNYQLSLLTVKRGWAEKNRGLLVRYLKATVRMHRWLYANKEAAIDFLAKEMPLKPELARRGWEYYTANRIWHPNAEIGLEGLKFAMQIYAEQVKGAPPDPAKYIDQSYLQQAIKELG; encoded by the coding sequence ATGCAAACATTTGGCAGTTATTTTAGACTGATCGTCAGCCTGTCTGTCCTGCTCGTCATGAGCGCGCGCAGTGGCGCTGGAGCCCAGGAAAAACTCAAATTCCCGGTCGGCGTCGGCACCAAGACGGTCGGCACCCATATGTTTTGGCTCGGGGTGAAAAAAGGCTTCTTCGATGAAGTTGGGCTCGATGTCCAGACGATCTTGCTGCGCGGCAATCCGATCACGACCGCGGCGCTGGTGAGCGAGTCGGTGAACTTGGCGTTAGGTTCCGCCGACGCGGTGATCGCGGCGGCAGCCAATGGTGCGGACTTGCTGGCCGTGGGCGGCGTTGTTAACGGGCTCACACAGGCGATCGTCGCGGGGAAGAATTACAAAAGCTTCAAAGATTTGCGCGGCGCCACCGTCGGCGTGCAAGCCCTGACTTCCGGCGCGGCCAACGTGCTGCAAAAAATCTTCAAACAAAACGGTTTGAATTATCCGGCGGATTATAAAATGCTCGCGGTGGGCGGCGGCAGTTTCAATCTGGCGGCGCTGACTTCGGGACAATTGGGCGCGACGTATTTAGTCGTTCCCCTCGATTTCACTGCCGAGCAGCAAGGTTTCAATGTGCTCGGATATTTTCGCGATTATATTCCCAACTATCAACTATCGCTGCTCACGGTGAAGCGCGGCTGGGCGGAGAAAAACCGCGGGCTGCTGGTGCGCTACTTGAAAGCGACGGTGCGCATGCATCGCTGGCTTTATGCCAACAAAGAAGCGGCGATCGATTTTCTCGCCAAGGAGATGCCGCTCAAACCCGAGCTGGCGCGGCGTGGTTGGGAATATTACACGGCCAATCGCATCTGGCATCCCAACGCGGAGATCGGTCTCGAAGGTTTGAAATTCGCCATGCAGATTTACGCCGAACAGGTGAAGGGCGCGCCGCCCGACCCGGCAAAATATATCGATCAGAGTTATTTGCAGCAGGCGATCAAGGAACTCGGCTGA
- a CDS encoding LLM class flavin-dependent oxidoreductase — translation MKLGLFDHMQKHDKPALSYVDLYKNHLDVVEFADQAGMDFYFVAEHHFDMGFSECPSPGSFLGAASQRTKNIRMGPLVYVLPLWNPIRVAEEVALLDNLMQGRLEVGFGAGIGPFTFAAYNIPWDQKREMTLEALQVIKGIWTHETFIFEGKYFKCKDIDSSIPLVQKPHPPIWMPTRSKESIEEAASTGVSTIQWVPSGMKAVRKAFDEYRAVYQKAKPSGRKPHIGLMREIYVAESDKQAHAEGEYHWKNFWQRRGGARTYGAHGSTGLSTILDGGRRQELMDMEHSIGDGSFICGAPESVVQQIKKIANDAGADTFLGEFTFGELEQKQAMNSLRLFAEQVMPELRRFEVDALNFPAAQA, via the coding sequence ATGAAACTCGGACTCTTCGATCACATGCAAAAGCACGACAAGCCGGCGTTGAGCTACGTCGACCTGTACAAAAATCATCTCGACGTTGTGGAGTTCGCCGATCAGGCCGGCATGGATTTTTATTTCGTTGCCGAACATCACTTCGACATGGGCTTCTCCGAATGTCCCAGCCCCGGCAGTTTTCTCGGCGCCGCCTCCCAGCGCACCAAGAACATTCGCATGGGACCGCTGGTTTACGTCTTGCCGCTGTGGAATCCGATCCGCGTCGCCGAAGAAGTGGCGCTACTCGACAATCTCATGCAAGGCCGGCTCGAAGTCGGCTTCGGCGCCGGCATCGGCCCTTTTACTTTTGCCGCTTATAATATTCCTTGGGATCAGAAACGCGAGATGACGCTCGAAGCGCTGCAAGTGATCAAAGGCATCTGGACTCATGAAACTTTCATCTTCGAAGGCAAATATTTCAAGTGCAAGGATATCGACTCGTCGATCCCGCTGGTGCAAAAACCCCATCCGCCGATCTGGATGCCGACCCGCAGCAAAGAATCCATCGAAGAAGCCGCATCCACTGGCGTCAGCACGATTCAATGGGTGCCGTCGGGGATGAAGGCGGTGCGCAAAGCCTTCGACGAATATCGCGCGGTGTATCAAAAAGCGAAGCCCAGCGGGCGCAAACCGCATATCGGCTTGATGCGCGAAATCTACGTCGCCGAAAGCGACAAGCAAGCCCACGCCGAGGGCGAGTATCACTGGAAAAATTTCTGGCAGCGGCGCGGCGGTGCGCGCACCTACGGCGCTCACGGCTCGACTGGACTGTCGACGATCCTCGACGGCGGCCGGCGCCAGGAGTTGATGGACATGGAACACTCCATCGGCGACGGTTCATTCATCTGCGGTGCGCCGGAATCGGTGGTGCAGCAAATTAAGAAAATCGCCAACGACGCCGGCGCCGATACTTTTCTCGGCGAGTTTACTTTCGGCGAGCTGGAACAGAAGCAAGCGATGAATTCGCTGCGTCTGTTCGCTGAGCAAGTGATGCCGGAATTGCGTCGCTTCGAAGTCGATGCCTTGAACTTCCCCGCCGCCCAAGCGTAA
- a CDS encoding alpha-D-glucose phosphate-specific phosphoglucomutase codes for MAIHPLAGKPAPANILIDVAALEKAYYQRNPNTVDPSQLVSFGTSGHRGSPLSVSLNEAHILAITQAICDYRTSKNISGPLFMGKDTHAASGPAQRTALEVLAANSIETIIQRDDGFTPTPAISRAILVHNRGRKERPADGIVVTPSHNPPADGGFKYNPPEGGPADTDVTEWIQQRANDLLRESNRGVKRVAYDKALKAATTHQEDLVSPYVEDLTAVIDMEAIHAQRVKIGVDPLGGAALAYWQKIAEHYQLDLTIVNSSSDPTFRFMTLDHDGKIRMDCSSPYAMAGLVKLKDSFQVAFGNDADSDRHGIVTPSLGLMNPNHYLAVAIHYLLTHRPRWSKAAAVGKTLVSSCLIDRVVEKLDRKLFEVPVGFKWFAPGLFDGSVCFGGEESAGASFLCQDGTVWTTDKDGIILCLLAAEIIATTGRDAASWYEKLTDQLGRPFYTRIDLPSTTAQKNALKALRPDSLSAKELAGEPIVAKLTAAPGNGAAIGGLKVAARSGWFAVRPSGTEELCKIYAESLVSQDHLQMIETEARQIMQTVFTAAGA; via the coding sequence ATGGCGATTCACCCACTAGCCGGCAAACCGGCGCCGGCAAATATATTGATCGATGTCGCGGCGCTCGAAAAAGCTTATTACCAGCGCAACCCCAACACGGTGGACCCGTCGCAACTGGTCAGCTTCGGCACCAGCGGCCATCGCGGCAGTCCGCTCAGCGTTAGTTTAAATGAAGCGCATATCCTCGCCATCACCCAGGCGATCTGCGACTACCGCACGAGCAAAAATATTTCCGGGCCGCTGTTCATGGGCAAAGACACCCACGCGGCCTCCGGGCCGGCGCAGAGGACGGCGCTGGAAGTGCTGGCGGCGAATTCCATCGAAACGATCATTCAGCGCGATGACGGCTTCACGCCGACGCCGGCGATCTCGCGCGCCATTCTCGTCCACAATCGCGGCCGCAAAGAGCGCCCGGCCGACGGCATCGTCGTCACGCCGTCGCATAATCCGCCCGCCGACGGCGGCTTCAAATATAATCCTCCCGAAGGCGGGCCGGCGGACACCGATGTTACCGAATGGATTCAGCAGCGCGCCAACGATTTGTTGCGCGAGAGCAACCGCGGCGTGAAGCGCGTCGCTTACGACAAAGCGTTGAAGGCAGCGACGACGCACCAAGAAGATTTAGTCAGCCCCTATGTCGAAGACTTAACCGCCGTCATCGACATGGAAGCGATTCATGCACAGCGCGTCAAGATCGGCGTCGATCCGCTGGGCGGCGCGGCCCTCGCTTATTGGCAGAAGATCGCCGAGCATTATCAACTTGATCTAACAATCGTGAACTCATCCAGCGATCCGACTTTCCGTTTCATGACGCTCGATCACGACGGCAAGATCCGCATGGATTGCTCCAGCCCCTACGCCATGGCCGGCTTGGTGAAACTGAAAGATAGTTTTCAAGTTGCCTTCGGCAACGACGCCGACTCCGACCGCCACGGCATCGTCACGCCGTCCCTCGGCTTGATGAATCCGAACCACTATCTCGCCGTGGCGATTCATTACTTACTGACGCACCGGCCGCGCTGGAGCAAAGCTGCCGCCGTCGGCAAGACTTTGGTCAGCAGCTGCCTCATCGATCGCGTCGTCGAAAAGCTCGACCGCAAGTTGTTCGAAGTTCCGGTCGGCTTCAAATGGTTCGCCCCTGGCCTATTCGACGGCTCGGTCTGTTTCGGCGGCGAGGAGAGCGCCGGCGCCAGTTTTCTCTGCCAAGATGGAACGGTTTGGACGACGGATAAAGATGGCATCATTCTCTGCCTGCTCGCAGCGGAAATCATCGCCACCACCGGCCGCGATGCCGCGAGCTGGTATGAAAAACTAACCGACCAACTGGGCCGGCCGTTTTATACTCGCATCGATCTGCCGTCGACGACGGCGCAAAAAAACGCCTTGAAAGCGCTGCGGCCCGATTCGCTCAGCGCCAAGGAACTCGCCGGCGAGCCGATCGTCGCGAAATTGACCGCAGCGCCGGGCAACGGCGCGGCCATCGGCGGACTCAAAGTGGCCGCGCGTAGCGGCTGGTTCGCCGTGCGGCCGTCGGGAACCGAAGAGCTATGTAAAATTTACGCCGAGAGTTTGGTGTCGCAGGATCATTTGCAAA